One genomic segment of Natrononativus amylolyticus includes these proteins:
- a CDS encoding dihydrofolate reductase: MSLETDLELVGIVAVAENGVIGNDGGMPWHVPEDLAHFKEQTMDHPVIMGRVTYEGILEALGEPLPGRTTVVLTSRELETPDDGSVVVANGLEEALTLAEQAAEERHGGTKRAFVAGGATVYEQFLPAMDRLVVTEIHDNPPGDTRFPEWDRAGRTWEEVSRDERDGFAFLEYVRTT, from the coding sequence ATGAGCCTCGAGACCGACCTCGAACTCGTCGGGATCGTCGCCGTCGCCGAAAACGGCGTGATCGGAAACGACGGCGGGATGCCCTGGCACGTCCCCGAGGACCTGGCGCACTTCAAGGAGCAGACGATGGACCACCCGGTGATCATGGGCCGGGTGACCTACGAGGGCATTCTCGAGGCGCTGGGCGAACCGCTCCCGGGGCGGACGACGGTCGTGCTGACGAGCCGGGAACTCGAGACCCCCGACGACGGCAGCGTCGTCGTGGCGAACGGACTCGAGGAGGCGCTCACACTCGCAGAGCAAGCGGCCGAAGAGCGCCACGGGGGGACGAAACGAGCGTTCGTCGCGGGGGGTGCGACAGTCTACGAACAGTTCCTGCCGGCAATGGATCGCCTCGTCGTCACCGAAATTCACGACAACCCCCCTGGCGATACGCGCTTCCCCGAGTGGGATCGGGCGGGTCGGACGTGGGAGGAGGTCTCGCGGGACGAACGCGACGGGTTCGCGTTCCTCGAGTACGTCCGAACGACGTAG
- the thyA gene encoding thymidylate synthase has translation MRQYLELVDGVLSAGAYKPNRTGVDTISSFSQHYEIDLERGFPLLTTKKMDGYRWNSMLHELEWYLSGDEHIRGLREETKIWNAWADEEGRLDTAYGRFWRRYPVPAESGDGGAEGGRLEGESWPDAVHRWVAEEADGSLTFDQLQYVIDTLSDSPNSRRLVVNAWHPANAAVSTLPPCHYSFVFNVQGDRLNCHLTQRSGDVALGIPFNIAAYALLTKLVAQQVDLEPGSFAHTVVDAHVYCGRGARGEWYADNLPELQSRLADATEPAEYLEAREWLESTAPAETEGDERLDHVPGLLEQLSREPKARPTLELAETTIDEFSAEDVSLTGYDSHGGLRFSVAE, from the coding sequence ATGCGACAGTACCTCGAGCTCGTCGACGGCGTCCTCTCTGCGGGCGCGTACAAGCCGAACCGGACGGGGGTGGATACGATCTCGTCGTTCAGCCAGCACTACGAGATCGACCTCGAGCGCGGGTTCCCGCTGCTCACCACCAAGAAGATGGACGGTTACCGCTGGAACTCCATGCTCCACGAGCTCGAGTGGTACCTTTCGGGCGACGAACATATCCGCGGCCTGCGCGAGGAGACGAAAATCTGGAACGCATGGGCCGACGAAGAAGGCCGTCTCGACACCGCCTACGGCCGATTCTGGCGACGATACCCGGTCCCGGCGGAGAGTGGAGATGGAGGAGCCGAGGGAGGGCGACTCGAGGGCGAGTCCTGGCCCGACGCCGTCCACCGGTGGGTCGCCGAGGAGGCAGACGGCTCGCTCACGTTCGACCAGCTCCAGTACGTGATCGACACGCTCTCGGATTCGCCGAACTCCCGCCGGCTCGTCGTCAACGCCTGGCACCCCGCCAACGCCGCGGTGTCGACGCTGCCGCCCTGCCACTACTCGTTCGTCTTTAACGTCCAGGGCGACCGGCTGAACTGCCACCTCACCCAGCGCTCGGGCGACGTGGCGCTCGGCATCCCGTTCAACATCGCGGCCTACGCACTGCTGACGAAACTCGTCGCCCAGCAGGTCGATCTCGAGCCCGGCAGCTTCGCCCACACGGTCGTCGACGCCCACGTCTACTGCGGCCGCGGCGCTCGCGGGGAGTGGTACGCCGACAATCTCCCGGAGTTGCAGTCCCGCCTCGCCGACGCGACCGAGCCCGCCGAGTACCTCGAGGCCCGCGAGTGGCTCGAGTCGACCGCTCCCGCCGAGACCGAGGGCGACGAGCGGCTGGATCACGTCCCCGGCCTGCTCGAACAACTGTCTCGGGAACCGAAGGCGCGGCCGACCCTCGAGCTCGCGGAGACGACGATCGACGAGTTCAGCGCCGAGGACGTTTCTCTCACCGGCTACGACTCCCACGGGGGCCTGCGGTTCTCGGTCGCAGAATGA
- a CDS encoding type II toxin-antitoxin system VapC family toxin, which yields MIVDTDVLIDVMQGTERAIEKIRALESQHVPLRISAVSQFELYHSVERIENPGERRRRIETVLESRPVYPADGPVMKKAGRIDGRLTADGRAIGIGDTIIGATALVNEVPVLTRNVDHFERIDGLDIESY from the coding sequence GTGATCGTCGATACTGACGTCCTCATCGACGTCATGCAGGGTACTGAACGTGCCATCGAGAAGATCCGGGCTCTCGAGAGTCAACACGTGCCGCTTCGAATCTCTGCCGTATCGCAGTTCGAACTCTATCACAGCGTCGAACGGATCGAGAACCCCGGGGAACGGCGACGGCGCATCGAGACGGTGCTCGAATCGAGACCGGTGTACCCTGCCGACGGTCCGGTAATGAAGAAAGCCGGACGAATCGATGGACGGCTGACCGCCGACGGTCGAGCGATCGGGATCGGCGACACGATCATCGGCGCGACGGCGCTCGTCAACGAGGTGCCGGTGCTCACGAGGAACGTCGATCACTTCGAACGAATCGACGGGCTGGACATCGAGTCGTACTGA
- a CDS encoding antitoxin VapB family protein, with product MGDTEYRNVRLTEDAYQRLKSRKQAGESFSDTVERIAGERSLLDLAGILTDEEAETIRQKIREQDERSREGLDELADRIDS from the coding sequence ATGGGCGACACCGAGTATCGAAACGTTCGACTTACGGAGGACGCCTACCAGCGGCTCAAAAGCCGAAAGCAAGCGGGAGAGTCGTTCTCGGATACCGTCGAGCGGATCGCTGGTGAACGGTCGTTGCTCGACCTCGCCGGCATCCTCACCGACGAAGAAGCCGAGACGATCCGTCAGAAGATTCGCGAGCAGGACGAACGATCGCGCGAGGGTCTCGACGAACTCGCGGACCGAATAGACTCGTGA
- a CDS encoding prolyl oligopeptidase family serine peptidase: MNAPPTKREDTSYERHGTAIDDPYLWLEDESGAVDDWVDAQNEHAEAYLESLEVREKLRPEFESVLRTTDYGSIAAAPTGYFQEIETADDEQPVLTHRPSLADERETLVDPNEFTRDGTASMGWWSVSPDGERLAYARNEGGDEQYDVTILSVESGEVLEELPDLGRARPPAWVEDGIYYVRTGSPEDGEQLQKSIHYHEFGSDLETDDRLCEIDEPSTWPVLETDREGTHLLVALVTGWERSDLYYLAVGDDELTPVITETEHRYTPLLHEDTAYLRTNHDAPYYRVLSLDLSGEVGEVDPGDLEEVVPEREGILKGATLTGDSLVAQYERNAVSELEVFDLEGGHEGSVSLPGLGTVAGLSGNPDEPEAFFTYQSFDQPPAVYRYDLESGEREELARSEPGVDLELTVEQVWYHSADGTEVPMFVVHRADLERDGSNPTLLYGYGGFEISQTPGFSATRAAFLRSGGVYAQANLRGGGEFGTEWHEAARHDRKQRTFDDMIAAAEHLIDEGYTSSGRLAIQGGSNGGLTVGVVLTQRPDLVRAVCCHVPLLDMLRFHTLLLGESWTSEYGSPEDPDAFDWIYEYSPYHNLEARDYPAVLFKTAEGDTRVHPVHAWKTAARLQHLNTSTEPILCATNRDTGHGVGKPTWMIVEEALDTWSFLFDRLGLEYVEP, encoded by the coding sequence ATGAACGCGCCGCCGACGAAGCGGGAGGACACGAGCTACGAGCGCCACGGAACGGCGATCGACGATCCGTACCTGTGGCTCGAGGACGAGAGCGGGGCGGTCGACGACTGGGTCGACGCCCAGAACGAACACGCCGAAGCGTACCTCGAGTCGCTCGAGGTCCGCGAAAAGCTACGCCCCGAGTTCGAATCGGTCCTGCGGACGACCGACTACGGCTCGATCGCGGCGGCTCCGACGGGCTACTTTCAGGAAATCGAAACCGCTGACGACGAACAGCCGGTGCTCACTCACCGCCCGTCGCTCGCGGACGAGCGCGAGACGCTCGTCGATCCGAACGAGTTCACCAGGGACGGCACCGCGTCGATGGGGTGGTGGTCCGTTTCGCCCGACGGGGAACGACTCGCCTACGCCCGGAACGAGGGCGGCGACGAGCAGTACGACGTGACCATCCTCTCCGTCGAGTCGGGGGAGGTACTCGAGGAGCTGCCGGATCTCGGCCGGGCGCGGCCGCCGGCCTGGGTCGAGGACGGGATCTACTACGTCCGCACGGGAAGTCCCGAAGACGGCGAACAGTTGCAAAAATCGATTCACTACCACGAGTTCGGCTCCGATCTCGAGACGGACGACCGGCTGTGCGAGATCGACGAACCCTCGACCTGGCCGGTGCTCGAGACCGATCGAGAGGGGACTCACCTCCTCGTCGCGCTCGTCACCGGCTGGGAGCGCAGCGACCTGTACTACCTCGCCGTCGGCGACGACGAACTGACGCCCGTAATTACGGAGACGGAACACCGCTACACGCCCCTGCTCCACGAGGACACCGCCTACCTCCGGACGAACCACGACGCCCCCTACTACAGAGTGCTCTCGCTCGATCTGTCGGGAGAGGTCGGCGAGGTCGACCCCGGGGACCTCGAGGAGGTCGTCCCCGAGCGCGAGGGGATTTTGAAGGGGGCGACGCTGACCGGGGACAGCCTCGTTGCCCAGTACGAACGGAACGCCGTCTCCGAACTCGAGGTGTTCGACCTCGAGGGGGGCCACGAAGGGAGCGTCTCGCTTCCGGGCCTCGGCACCGTCGCTGGCCTCTCGGGAAACCCGGACGAACCGGAGGCGTTCTTCACCTACCAGTCGTTCGATCAGCCGCCTGCGGTGTATCGGTACGACCTCGAGAGCGGCGAGCGCGAGGAACTCGCGCGCTCGGAACCGGGAGTCGACCTCGAGCTCACGGTCGAGCAGGTGTGGTACCACTCGGCCGACGGCACCGAGGTGCCGATGTTCGTCGTCCACCGCGCGGACCTCGAACGCGACGGGAGTAACCCGACCCTGCTGTACGGCTACGGCGGCTTCGAGATCAGCCAGACGCCCGGCTTCTCGGCGACCCGCGCGGCGTTCCTGCGCTCGGGCGGTGTCTACGCCCAGGCGAACCTCCGCGGGGGCGGCGAGTTCGGTACGGAGTGGCACGAGGCGGCCCGTCACGACCGTAAACAGCGCACCTTTGACGACATGATCGCCGCTGCCGAACACCTGATCGACGAAGGGTACACCTCGAGCGGCCGCCTCGCGATCCAGGGCGGCTCGAACGGCGGGCTCACCGTCGGTGTCGTGCTGACCCAGCGTCCGGACCTCGTACGCGCGGTCTGCTGTCACGTCCCGCTGCTCGACATGCTCCGGTTTCACACCCTGTTGCTCGGTGAGTCCTGGACCTCGGAGTACGGCTCGCCCGAGGACCCCGATGCGTTCGACTGGATCTACGAGTACTCGCCCTATCACAATCTCGAGGCGCGCGACTACCCCGCGGTCCTGTTCAAGACCGCGGAGGGAGATACGCGCGTCCACCCGGTCCACGCCTGGAAGACCGCCGCACGCCTCCAGCACCTGAATACGAGTACGGAGCCGATCCTCTGTGCGACGAACCGAGACACCGGTCACGGCGTCGGCAAACCGACCTGGATGATCGTCGAGGAGGCGCTCGACACCTGGTCGTTCCTCTTCGACCGGCTCGGGCTCGAGTACGTCGAGCCGTAG